DNA from Bradyrhizobium japonicum USDA 6:
CACGGGCCTGGCCGACGGCGTCGCCCGCCATCCGCGCCGATTCCTGCACCTGACGGCTGATCTCGCCCACCGACGAAGCCATTTCCTCGGTGGCAGAGGCCACCGACTGCACGTTCGTGGATGCTTCCTCCGAGGCCGCGGCGACCGTGGTCGCCATCCGCTGCGAGCGGTCGGCGGTCGAGGTCAGCGTCGAGGCGGAGGCTTCGAGCTGGGTCGAGGCCGACGACACGGTCTGGACGATCTCGCCGATCATCGTTTCGAAATCGCGGGTGATGCCGTCGACGCGGCGGCCGCGCTCGATCTTGGCTTCGGCATCGGCGGCGGCGGCCTCATCGGCAGCTTTCTTGGCGATCAGCGCCTCCTTGAAGATTTGGAGCACGTCGGCCATGGCGCCGATCTCGGTCTTCTCGCCGCGATGCGGGACTTCGGCGGAGAGGTCGCCCTTGCCGAGCGCCTGCATCGGCTCGGTGATCGAGTTGATGCCGGCGGAGACGTCCTGGACCAGGTAGAAGCTGACGCCGATGCCGATGATCACAGCGGCGCCGAGGATGATCGAGACCAGCATGAAGGCATAGAAATAGCTGTCGGCGGCATCCAGGGCAGCCTGATCCCCGCCCTTGGTGTTGAGCTCGATGTCCTTCCTCAGGATCTCGTCGGCCTGCAACCCGATCTTATTGACCGTCTTGGTATTCAACTCATGCGCCTCGTGCGGGACCTTGCCGGCCTCCTTGCGTGACAGCGCCATGACTTCTTGGGTGCCCTGCTTGTAGGCGTCCCAAGCCTTGGACCACTCCTTGTAAAGAGCCCGCTCCTCAGGAGAGGTAATCATGGGCTCGTAGGCCTGACGGAACTTGGTGTTCGACTCAACCACCGTCGCCAGCGTCTTCTCCGCCGCAAGCTTCTCTTCGAGAGTCTCCGACAACATGTGCTCGCGGATCACGTTGCGGTAGGTGATCACGCCGGCACGCAAGTCGCCGAGCACCCGGACGCTGGGCAGCCAGCTTGTGGTGATGTCGGTCGTGTTGGCGTTCATCGCCCGCATCTTCGTGACGGCGAGCAGGCCCATGCCGGTCATCGCGACCAGAAGGAACGCCACGACACTGATGATCTTGGCGCGAATGGAGATGGTGGCGAACATAATCGGGTCTCGTTGTGCTGGCGCGGGCGCGCGTCCGGGAGGTCTTAACAATCAACCAAAAGGAGCGACGCCGACATCAGACAACAGAGCGACTGAGCAGATGTTAACTACGACTCCGTTCGAGTACGGAGCCTGAAAGAAATGAACAGGCAGCTAAGAACGCCCTGCGCTCAGCGCATGAGCCCAAGCGCGTCCGCGAAGAATTCCGGCCCACCGAAATTTCCGGACTTCAGCGCGAGCAGCATATCGCCTGCTTCAGCGCCGACGGCGCGCAGCACCGGGACGCCCGCAGCGATCTCCGCGCCGACCAGGAAGCCGGGAATCCCGAGGCGATCGACGACGGCGCCGGAGGTCTCGCCGCCAGCCACGACCAGCCGCCTGACGCCTGATTTGACTAGGTTTTCCGCAATGTCGGCCATCGCCTGCTCGATGGCGTGACCGGCCGCATCGCGGCCGTGGCGCGCCTGCAGAGCGGCAACCTGATCCGGTGTCGCGCTCGACGCGATCAGGACCGGACCGTCGGCAAGTCGCGGCTTGGCCCAGGCGATCGCGCGCTGCACTTCGTCCGCTCCCGTAAGAATACGGTCCTGATCGAGATGGAGCACCGCCATGACGCGTTCGGCATTGGCGATCTGCTGAAGCGTCGCCTGCGAGCAGCTTCCGGCGAGGCAGGCTGCCGGTCCGCCGACGGCGGCGTCCGCCCCGCCGCTGCCAGCGGCCGACTTGACCTTGCCCGTCGAGACCAGAGCCCGCGCCAGTCCGAGGCCGATGCCGGAGGCGCCGACCGACAGCCGATGCTGAGCAGCGACGAGGCCGATGGTCTCGAGGTCACGGTCGAACACGGCATCGATGATCGCGGCACCGGTGCCCTTGCCTGATAATTCGGCCAGCCGAGTCCGCACCGCCTCCGCGCCGCGGGTGACGGTCGCGAGGTCGACCAGGCCCACCTGCGTCTTGCTCTGGCGTGCCAGCACGCGCACCAGGTTGGAATCGCGCATCGGGTTGAGCGGATGGTCCTTGAGCGGGCTCTCGTTCAGCGGCACGGCGCCGACGAACAGATTGCCCTGATAGACCGTGCGGCCGGTCTCCGGGAAAGCCGGCGTCACCAGCACGACGGCCTCGCCGCTATCGGCGCGCAGCGCGTCCATCACCGGGCCGATATTGCCCGCATCGGTGGAGTCGAAGGTCGAGCAGATCTTGAACAGCACATGGCCCGCACCGCGGCCACGCAGCCATTTCTCCGCCGCGCGCGAGCGCGACACGGCAAGGCCTGCCTCGATCGAGCGACTCTTCAGCGACACCACGACGGCGTCGACTTCGGGCAGCGCGAGATCGTCCGCGGGCACGCCGATGGTCTGCACGGTACGCAGGCCCGCGCGCGTCAGCGTGTTGGCGAGATCGGAAGCGCCGGTGTAGTCGTCGGCGATGCAACCCAGCGCAAGCGTCACGGCTTCACTCCCGCATAAGGCTTGAACCAGGCGAGGCCATCGGTGGTCTTGCCGCGCGGATTGTATTCGCAACCGACGAAGCCGGTATAGCCGAGCCGGTCGAGCTCGGTGAATAGGAACGGATAGTTCAGCTCCTCGCCGTCGGGCTCGTTGCGGGAGGGAACGCTGGCGATCTGGATGTGCCCGATGATCGGCATCATCTCACGCAGGCGCATGGTGACGTCGCCGTGGATGATCTGGCAGTGATAGATGTCGAACTGGAGCTTCAGGTTCGGAAGCCTCAGCTCTTGAATTAGATCGCGCGCGAAGCCGAAATCGTTGAGGAAGTAGCCGGGCACATTGCGCGCATTGATCGGCTCGAGCACGATGTCGATACCGTGCGGAGCGAAGAACTCCGAAGCCCACGCCACCGACTTGTAGAACGCCTCGATCGCGACGCGCTCGCCGCGGTTGGCAATGCCCGCCATCAAGTGCAGCCGCTTGACACCGGTCGCCTTGGCGTAAGGCAACGCGGTCTCCAGGCTCGCCTTGAGATCGGCGAAGCGCTGGGGAAGAGCCGCAAAGCCTTTCTCCCCGGCATTCCAGTCGCCCGGCGGCAGGTTGAACAGCGCCTGTGTCAAACCGTTGCGCTTGAGGCGCTCGCCGACCACTTCGGCCGGATGCTCGTAGGGAAAGAGGAATTCGACCGCGGTGAAGCCCGCTTGCGCGGCGGCGTCGAAACGGTCGAGGAACGGCACCTCGGTGAACATCATCGAGAGATTGGCGGCGAAACGGGGCATCGGAATCCTCTTGGCTCTACTTGTCGCCGGGAAGTTTTACGCCGGTAACCTGCGCATACATGCGCGCGACCGAGGCGTCGTCATCGCGGCCCATGCCGGCAGCTGACGTCATCAGGAACATCTGGAGAGCGGCGGCCGAGACCGGCACCGGGAATCGGGCGCTGCGCGCCATGTCCTGGATGATGCCGAGGTCCTTGACGAAGATCTCGACCGCACTGCGCGGCGTGTAGTCGCCGTCGAGCACGTGCGGCATGCGATTCTCGAACATCCAGGAATTGCCGGCTGAGGCCGTGATCACCTCATAGACCTTGCGGATGTCGAGGCCCTGCTTGGCCGCGAACGCCATCGCTTCGCTGGCGGCGGCGATATGCACACCGGCGAGCAACTGGTTGATCATCTTGAAGGCGGCGCCCTGCCCTGCGGCATCGCCGAGCTCGTAGAGTTTTGCGGCCATGGCATCGAGCGCCGGCCGTGCCTTTGCAAAGGCGGCGGGACTGCCGGAGGCAAGGATCGTCAGCTCGCCTTGGGCCGCGCGCTGCGCGCCGCCGGAGATTGGCGCATCCAGATAGTGACGGCCGGTCGCCTCCAACTGCTTTGCGAGGCGACGAGCCACATCCGGGTCCATGGTGGCGGAGGACAGGAAGACGCTGTCCTTCGGCAGGGTCTCGGCGGCGCCATCCTTGCCGAACAGGATGGTCTCGGTCTGCGCGGCATTGACGACGACGCTGACGACGATGTCGGCCCCCTTGGCCGCTTCCGCCGGCGTGCTGGCGCCCGCGCCGCCGTCCTTCACGAAGCGCGCCACCGCGTCGGCCGAGACGTCGCAGCCGGTCACGGCATGACCGGCGCGCTTCAGCGAGGTCGCCATGCCGAACCCCATCGAGCCGAGCCCGATGACGGCGATACGCTGATTTTGTGACGTGGAGGCGGACATGCAACTGACCCTTGCGAACGTTTCCTGGACGGCCGCCCTTTGCGGCGGCTCACTGATCCGAATAACACGGCTTGGCCGTGCTGCCAAAGCGTGAGACAAGCGGGCATGACGGCCATGAAAACTGAAACGAGCAACGAGACAAGGCTGCGTGAGGATATCTGCCGCTTCGGGCGGTCCTTGTTCGAGCGCGGGCTGACGCCGGGCTCCTCCGGCAATATCAGCGTCAGGCTGGACGGCGGCTGGCTAGTGACCCCGACCAACGCCTCGCTCGGCTTCCTCGATCCCGCGAAACTGTCGCGGCTGGACGATCAGGGCCGGCTGGTTTCGGGCGATGCGCCGACCAAGGAAGTTCCGCTGCACACCGCGCTCTACGACACACGCGGGAGTGCACGGGCGATCGTGCATCTGCACTCCACCCATTCGGTCGCGCTTTCGATGCTGCCCGAGATCGACCCGCGCGCCGCGCTGCCGCCGATGACGGCTTATTATCTGATGAAATGCGGCGCCACTGCGCTCGTGCCCTATTACCGCCCCGGCGATCCCGCGGTGGCGGATGCGATCAAGGGACTGGCGGGCAATTATTCATCCGTGCTGCTCGCCAATCACGGCCCGGTGGTCGCCGGCGACACGCTGGAGGCCGCGGTGTTCGCGACGGAGGAGCTGGAGGAGACGGCGAAGCTGTACCTGCTGCTGCGCGGGATGAACCCGCGATATCTGTCGCCGGAGCAGGTCAAGGACCTGGTGAAGGTGTTCGGGGTGACGCTGCCGGAGCATGGGCA
Protein-coding regions in this window:
- a CDS encoding methyl-accepting chemotaxis protein produces the protein MFATISIRAKIISVVAFLLVAMTGMGLLAVTKMRAMNANTTDITTSWLPSVRVLGDLRAGVITYRNVIREHMLSETLEEKLAAEKTLATVVESNTKFRQAYEPMITSPEERALYKEWSKAWDAYKQGTQEVMALSRKEAGKVPHEAHELNTKTVNKIGLQADEILRKDIELNTKGGDQAALDAADSYFYAFMLVSIILGAAVIIGIGVSFYLVQDVSAGINSITEPMQALGKGDLSAEVPHRGEKTEIGAMADVLQIFKEALIAKKAADEAAAADAEAKIERGRRVDGITRDFETMIGEIVQTVSSASTQLEASASTLTSTADRSQRMATTVAAASEEASTNVQSVASATEEMASSVGEISRQVQESARMAGDAVGQARATTERVSELSKAASRIGDVVELINTIAGQTNLLALNATIEAARAGEAGRGFAVVASEVKALAEQTAKATGEIGQQISGIQAATNDSVGAIKEISSTIERLSEISSAIAAAVEEQGAATQEIARNVQQAAQGTQQVSSNITDVQRGATETGTASSQVLSAAQMLSNDSSRLKTEVSKFLTNVRAA
- the otnK gene encoding 3-oxo-tetronate kinase; this encodes MTLALGCIADDYTGASDLANTLTRAGLRTVQTIGVPADDLALPEVDAVVVSLKSRSIEAGLAVSRSRAAEKWLRGRGAGHVLFKICSTFDSTDAGNIGPVMDALRADSGEAVVLVTPAFPETGRTVYQGNLFVGAVPLNESPLKDHPLNPMRDSNLVRVLARQSKTQVGLVDLATVTRGAEAVRTRLAELSGKGTGAAIIDAVFDRDLETIGLVAAQHRLSVGASGIGLGLARALVSTGKVKSAAGSGGADAAVGGPAACLAGSCSQATLQQIANAERVMAVLHLDQDRILTGADEVQRAIAWAKPRLADGPVLIASSATPDQVAALQARHGRDAAGHAIEQAMADIAENLVKSGVRRLVVAGGETSGAVVDRLGIPGFLVGAEIAAGVPVLRAVGAEAGDMLLALKSGNFGGPEFFADALGLMR
- the otnI gene encoding 2-oxo-tetronate isomerase — its product is MPRFAANLSMMFTEVPFLDRFDAAAQAGFTAVEFLFPYEHPAEVVGERLKRNGLTQALFNLPPGDWNAGEKGFAALPQRFADLKASLETALPYAKATGVKRLHLMAGIANRGERVAIEAFYKSVAWASEFFAPHGIDIVLEPINARNVPGYFLNDFGFARDLIQELRLPNLKLQFDIYHCQIIHGDVTMRLREMMPIIGHIQIASVPSRNEPDGEELNYPFLFTELDRLGYTGFVGCEYNPRGKTTDGLAWFKPYAGVKP
- the ltnD gene encoding L-threonate dehydrogenase; amino-acid sequence: MSASTSQNQRIAVIGLGSMGFGMATSLKRAGHAVTGCDVSADAVARFVKDGGAGASTPAEAAKGADIVVSVVVNAAQTETILFGKDGAAETLPKDSVFLSSATMDPDVARRLAKQLEATGRHYLDAPISGGAQRAAQGELTILASGSPAAFAKARPALDAMAAKLYELGDAAGQGAAFKMINQLLAGVHIAAASEAMAFAAKQGLDIRKVYEVITASAGNSWMFENRMPHVLDGDYTPRSAVEIFVKDLGIIQDMARSARFPVPVSAAALQMFLMTSAAGMGRDDDASVARMYAQVTGVKLPGDK
- the otnC gene encoding 3-oxo-tetronate 4-phosphate decarboxylase — translated: MTAMKTETSNETRLREDICRFGRSLFERGLTPGSSGNISVRLDGGWLVTPTNASLGFLDPAKLSRLDDQGRLVSGDAPTKEVPLHTALYDTRGSARAIVHLHSTHSVALSMLPEIDPRAALPPMTAYYLMKCGATALVPYYRPGDPAVADAIKGLAGNYSSVLLANHGPVVAGDTLEAAVFATEELEETAKLYLLLRGMNPRYLSPEQVKDLVKVFGVTLPEHGHEH